The Methylocella silvestris BL2 DNA segment GCGTCCGGGCTTATGCCGAAGCGGATCTCGATCCCTATCAAAAGCCGCTTTCGGGCGGCGACTTCATTGGCAAATGGATCAGCCTGATCAAACCGGCTGCGGATCGAGTCGGCCCGGCGACGGAACCGGTTGAAGACTATTCCGAGCGTCTCGCCTTCGCCTCGATCATTCAGGGGCTCGCCAATCTGCGCACCTTCCCCAAAATTGCGGAGCTCGAAAAGCGGGGCTTGTTGACCTTGCACGGCGCATATTTTGGCATCGCGGGCGGCAAACTGTTGGCGCTCGATGAAGGGACGGGACGCTTCGAGGCGGTCTCCGCGCAGGCGCACGCCGCGGCATTGAGCGAACCGCGCTTTTAGGTAAAGCCGCCGCTTTCTGGCTTGATTCCAGATCTTTACGTGATTTTCCTTCTGATTGACATCAAGCGCCGACGCGAGTCCTGCGGCGCTTGCGCTTGCCGCATGGCCTAAACCCGCACAGCGATGTTGCGCCGGCGTCACAAGGCGTGCATCTTATGAGGCGGGAGCGCTCCGAAGAGAGCGCGAAGATACAAAGTGGGAAGGAGACCCAAAATGACAATCGCTCGCATTCTTGCGGAAAAAGGCCGGAACGTGAGCACCATCCAGCCTCACCGCACCATTGCGGAAGTTCTGCAGATTCTGGCGGTCCAGAATATCGGCGCGGTCGTCGTAACCGACTCCGAGGGTGGCGTTCTCGGAATTCTCTCGGAGCGCGACATTGTGCGCGCGCTTGGCCGGGACGGGGCCAGCGCATTGGACGACGCGGCGTCGAAATATATGACGGCCAAGGTCATCACCACGCTGGAAAGCGAATGCGTCAGCATAGCGATGGAGAAGATGACGACGCGGCGCTTCCGTCATCTGCCGGTCGTCAAGGACGGCAAGCTGGCGGGGCTCGTATCGATCGGCGATCTGGTGAAATTCCGCCTCGCCGAGATGGAGCAGCAGCACGAAGCGCTGAAGGAGTATATCGCCACAGCCTGAGGCCGCACGCGGCT contains these protein-coding regions:
- a CDS encoding CBS domain-containing protein; protein product: MTIARILAEKGRNVSTIQPHRTIAEVLQILAVQNIGAVVVTDSEGGVLGILSERDIVRALGRDGASALDDAASKYMTAKVITTLESECVSIAMEKMTTRRFRHLPVVKDGKLAGLVSIGDLVKFRLAEMEQQHEALKEYIATA